Below is a window of Campylobacter canadensis DNA.
TAAAATTATTATCTAAACGGCATTACATACTTACATTTATACTTTTGTTTGTAGTTACATAAAAATAAAAACAAATTGCTTTTAGGCAATTAGTTAGCGCCTTTGATAATTTCTTTGTTAAAAAAGTAAAATAGTTACATTTCAAGTCAAAGAAAAATAAAAGATTATGCTATTTTGCAAATAAATACTACATTATAATTAGAAAATTTTATCATTAGAAGCAATGGTGTAAAAATCATAAATTCTTGCAAGATAAAAACTCATAAAATTTTAAAGCAAAAAGTCTCAAATGATAAAGCTAAAGCTTGTAATTTACATAAAATAAGCGATAAAATAACAAATTTATATAATTTTATAGCTCTTTAATATCTAAACATTAAAGGCTTAATCATAATATAAAAATAATTATCACTTTTTTGCTAGCTTTTATCAATTTGCTTTAAGTTTGTGCTAAATTGTAACTAGTTTATAATCAGTATGAGTTATTTTTTAAGATTGTTTTGCTTGAAGTTTTTTAAAATTCTAAATAAGACTATTTAAAATGATTAAAAATTACTTCAATAATAAAAAACCAAAAAAACTTATATGAATATTTGCAAAAAAATATATGTAGTATAGATTTTAAGAAAATAAATTAATTAAAATCTATCTTAATATTATTTATTTTTCTTAAAATTAATCACTTAACTCTTCTCTAACTTTATAAATCTCATCTTTTGAATCTAAAAACGCTTGAACAACCTTAGGGTCAAAATGACTGCCCGATTTATCAACTATATACTTTTCAATTTCTTCAATAGGCCAAGCATCTTTGTAGCATCTTTTTGAAGCAAGCGCATCAAATACATCAGCTAAGGCAACAATTCTTGCAAAAAGATGAATCTGCTCCCCTTTTAAACCATTTGGATACCCAAGACCGTTGTATTTTTCATGATGTTCTAAAGCAACAATTGCAGCCATCTGCATAACTTTACCCTTAAATTTACTTAGCATATCATAACCAATTTGTGAATGCTTTTGCATAGTTTTAAATTCTTCAGGATTTAACGCTGCAGGTTTGTGCAAAATAGAATCAGGAATGCCTATTTTACCAATATCGTGGGTTGGTGCAGCATAGGCTATTATTTCAACTTCTTCTTTTGTACATTTTAGTTTTTTTGCTAAAATCTCACTAATCTTGCCTACTCTTTTTACATGATTTCCTGTTTCTTCGCTTTTTGTTTCAACCATTTCTGCAATAGAATAAATTAAATCTTTTTGAGTATTTAAAATTTCTTCTTGCTTTTGCATACCTTCATAAATCTTTCCAGCATAATCAGCTGCAATTGCTACATAATTTAAATCATCTTTATCAAAATTATTATTAATATCTGTAAGTTTATTTAATACTTGAAAAACCCCTATTACTTCTTTATTTGAATCAACAATAGGCATAGCAAGAATTGATTTTGTTGTATATGAAGTTTTTTTATCATTTGTACTATCAAAATACTTATTATTACTTGGGTTGTTTTCTAAAATTGCCTCTTTTGTTAAAAAAACCTGCCCTACTATACCCTTTCCTAACGGAACTCTAATTTCATTAACGCCATCAGCGTGTAAGGTATAATATTCGTTTTTATCCTTATCAATAAACCAAACGCTACATCTATCAGCTTGAATATTTTGCTTAACCATTTCACCTAAAATTCTTAAATTAGCCTTAGAATCAAGACTCTTTGAAATCTCGCTAAAACATTCTAAAATACTTTGTAATTTTTGCTCTTGGTCAAGATTGTGTCTTTTTAATAATTTCTCGCTAACTCCAAGCTTGTCAAAATCTGTATCAAAATACATAAAAGAACCATTTTGTACTATCATTCCATATTCTTTTGGAATATTAAATTCTTTTAATTCTTTTTCAATTAAATCTTTGTAAGCATATTTTATGTGATAAACATGAAAAATCACATCATCTCTACACTTATCTTGAATATCTTTTAATATTAAAGGCGTTAAATGCTTAGCATCTTTTGCAAGCATATGAGAACTTGAATCATAACTTACATCAGCAATAACTTGCTTAATATCTGTTCTTTTATTGATTAAATTCACAATTTCATCATCATAATAAGTATCTGAAGTAAAATAAATACTATTATTTTGATAACTTAAAATAAAGCCAAAACTACCTTGAGTATGAAAACTCTTAACCGCTTCTATATAAATATCATTAATTAATAATTTTTCTCCTACATTAATTTCTTGAAAGCTTATTGCAGGTTTATTATTTAAAAGGTTAATTTTTGTAAAATCAGGCCAAATTTTGTCGTTAAAAAAATGTTCTTTTAATGTTTGAATACTTTCTTTACTCGCATAAATGGTTATTGTATTTTTTAAATATTGAAAAAAATTATCAACATATAATGCAATAGCACAAATATGGTCTAAATGAGTATGAGATACAAAAATATGCTCAATAAAATTATTCGCCTTTGGCTTTGGTAAATAACCAGCATCAATTACAGCGTTGTTTGTAAATTGAATGCAGGTTAAATTATCACTTAAATATTTACTTACTGAAGAACCTTCAAAAACAATTCTTGGCCTTGTAAAAATATCCATTTTCTTACCTCTTAACTATAATAATTTGATAATGCTATAAAAGCACTACACTTAAAATCTTCTTTATTGTAATTTAGCATTTTTTTATCTAATCCAATCATAATTCCACCACTTTGATTACACAAAAAATCTCCAGCTGCTAAATCCCACGAATTTAGGTTTTCAAACCTAATATACATATCAGCTCTACCTTCTAGCAATTCACAAAATTTTAAAGCCGAGCCTATATGTGCTAATTCAAAATTATGCGATAAAGCAAAATCTTTATTTTTAATACTATCATCTTTTCTTAAAGAAATTAAGGCTTTTTTACTTTCTTTACTTACTTTTTTTAAAATAGTATTGTTTTTATAAACATGATGATTTATAGCAGAATAATACACATTATCATTGCAAACATCATAAATTAATCCTAAAATTGGTCTTGTATTTTCAATTAAACTAATACAAATACAATAATTTTTTTTATTTTTTAAATAATTATTTGTTCCATCTAGCGGGTCAATCAACCAAAAAGTAGAATTTTTTCTAAGCTCATAGTCTAAAATACTTTCTTCAGAACAAATAAGATATTTACTTTTACTTAAAATATCGCAAATAATTTCATTTGAAATTAAATCAACATTGCTAACAAGGCTACCATCTTGCTTTAATCTTGTGCTGCTGACATTAGCATTTTTTAAATAAAGTG
It encodes the following:
- a CDS encoding HD domain-containing phosphohydrolase, translating into MDIFTRPRIVFEGSSVSKYLSDNLTCIQFTNNAVIDAGYLPKPKANNFIEHIFVSHTHLDHICAIALYVDNFFQYLKNTITIYASKESIQTLKEHFFNDKIWPDFTKINLLNNKPAISFQEINVGEKLLINDIYIEAVKSFHTQGSFGFILSYQNNSIYFTSDTYYDDEIVNLINKRTDIKQVIADVSYDSSSHMLAKDAKHLTPLILKDIQDKCRDDVIFHVYHIKYAYKDLIEKELKEFNIPKEYGMIVQNGSFMYFDTDFDKLGVSEKLLKRHNLDQEQKLQSILECFSEISKSLDSKANLRILGEMVKQNIQADRCSVWFIDKDKNEYYTLHADGVNEIRVPLGKGIVGQVFLTKEAILENNPSNNKYFDSTNDKKTSYTTKSILAMPIVDSNKEVIGVFQVLNKLTDINNNFDKDDLNYVAIAADYAGKIYEGMQKQEEILNTQKDLIYSIAEMVETKSEETGNHVKRVGKISEILAKKLKCTKEEVEIIAYAAPTHDIGKIGIPDSILHKPAALNPEEFKTMQKHSQIGYDMLSKFKGKVMQMAAIVALEHHEKYNGLGYPNGLKGEQIHLFARIVALADVFDALASKRCYKDAWPIEEIEKYIVDKSGSHFDPKVVQAFLDSKDEIYKVREELSD
- a CDS encoding 3'(2'),5'-bisphosphate nucleotidase CysQ codes for the protein MQDLINIALNASKKAALYLKNANVSSTRLKQDGSLVSNVDLISNEIICDILSKSKYLICSEESILDYELRKNSTFWLIDPLDGTNNYLKNKKNYCICISLIENTRPILGLIYDVCNDNVYYSAINHHVYKNNTILKKVSKESKKALISLRKDDSIKNKDFALSHNFELAHIGSALKFCELLEGRADMYIRFENLNSWDLAAGDFLCNQSGGIMIGLDKKMLNYNKEDFKCSAFIALSNYYS